GGGCGCCACCGTCACCCTCCGGGCCACGGTGTCTCCCGACGACGCCACGGACAAGACAGTCACCTGGGTCAGCTACGACCCCTCCATAGCCACGGTGGACGGCGCGGGCAAGGTGAAGGGCGTCAAGCCGGGCAAGGTGGACATCCGGGCCAAGACCAAAGACGGCGGCTACACCGCCAAGTGCAAGGTGACCGTCAAGGACAGCCAGTAACAAAGAGATTTTATTCCCCGGAAGCTCCAGCGGGCTTCCGGGGATTTTTGTCCGGCGGGCACGGCATCCCGAGCGGACGGCGCCCCGGCAGACTCCGCGCCAGAAAATTGACTTACAGCGTAAAAACGCATATAATTGTATTATAAGACCATTGATCCCGCCCGGTGCGGCGGCAGTCGCAAAAAAAGGAATGCGTTTATGAAAAAAACCTTCTTGGCAATATTATCGCTGCTGCTTTTCTGCGGCGTATCGTGGGCCGATGACTTTGACCTTTCTCCCACGAATCCCGAATACCTGGAATGGCTGGAATACGGCAGCCTGCCCGTTAAGACCGCGGCGGGAAATTGGGTATCCACCGGATACGTACCCCCCGAATTCAA
The sequence above is a segment of the Abditibacteriota bacterium genome. Coding sequences within it:
- a CDS encoding Ig domain-containing protein, whose product is GATVTLRATVSPDDATDKTVTWVSYDPSIATVDGAGKVKGVKPGKVDIRAKTKDGGYTAKCKVTVKDSQ